One Micromonospora eburnea genomic region harbors:
- a CDS encoding PucR family transcriptional regulator, which yields MSEPGGTDLSATLRRIERAAGALATASVARMDEALPWFRELPADQRAWVMLVAQAGVRSLVQWLRQGGGATDSSQEVSDEVFAAAPQALARSISLQQTVALIKVTIEVVEEQVAHLAAEGEEQPLREAVLRFSREIAFAAARVYARAAESRGSWDARLQALLVDALLRGDSPDVLASRAAALGWTDAPPVAVAVGRSPGGEVAAVLHTVYRQARRIGVEVIGGVHGDRLVIVLGGAADPLGATDKLLPAFGDGPVVVGPAVPSLDEATDSARAALAGFRAAPAWPTAPRPVPAADLLPERALAGDAEARRRLRHDVYAVLARAGGELLETLDAFFAAGGTLESAARALYVHPNTVRYRLKRVAEVTGFSPLVPRDAFALQVALTVGRLDPVAPGVAPVPSQTMTAGARKSSQTGDDRRRFL from the coding sequence GTGAGTGAACCGGGCGGAACCGATTTGTCGGCCACACTGCGCCGGATCGAACGGGCGGCGGGCGCGCTGGCCACCGCCAGCGTGGCGCGGATGGACGAGGCCCTTCCCTGGTTCCGGGAGCTGCCGGCGGACCAGCGGGCCTGGGTCATGCTGGTCGCCCAGGCCGGTGTCCGGTCGCTGGTGCAGTGGTTGCGCCAGGGCGGCGGCGCGACCGACAGCAGCCAGGAGGTGTCCGACGAGGTCTTCGCCGCCGCGCCGCAGGCCCTGGCCCGCTCGATCAGCCTCCAGCAGACCGTGGCGCTGATCAAGGTCACCATCGAGGTGGTCGAGGAACAGGTGGCGCACCTGGCCGCCGAGGGCGAGGAGCAGCCGCTGCGGGAGGCCGTGCTGCGGTTCTCCCGGGAGATCGCGTTCGCCGCCGCCCGGGTGTACGCCCGCGCCGCCGAGTCGCGTGGCTCGTGGGACGCCCGGCTTCAGGCGTTGCTGGTGGACGCGTTGCTGCGCGGCGACTCGCCGGACGTGCTGGCCAGCCGGGCGGCGGCGCTGGGCTGGACGGACGCGCCGCCGGTGGCGGTGGCGGTGGGCCGATCGCCCGGCGGTGAGGTGGCCGCCGTGCTGCACACCGTCTACCGGCAGGCCCGCCGGATCGGGGTCGAGGTGATCGGCGGCGTGCACGGCGACCGGCTGGTCATCGTGCTGGGCGGGGCGGCCGACCCGTTGGGGGCCACCGACAAGCTGCTTCCCGCGTTCGGGGACGGGCCGGTGGTGGTCGGTCCGGCCGTACCCAGCCTGGACGAGGCGACGGACTCGGCGCGGGCCGCGCTGGCCGGGTTCCGTGCGGCGCCGGCCTGGCCGACCGCGCCCCGCCCGGTGCCCGCCGCCGACCTGCTGCCCGAGCGGGCCCTGGCCGGCGACGCCGAGGCCCGCCGCCGGCTGCGGCACGACGTGTACGCGGTGCTGGCCCGCGCCGGTGGCGAACTGCTGGAGACGCTGGACGCCTTCTTCGCCGCGGGCGGGACGCTGGAGAGCGCCGCCCGGGCGCTGTACGTGCACCCGAACACGGTGCGTTACCGGCTCAAGCGGGTCGCCGAGGTGACCGGCTTCTCACCGCTGGTCCCCCGGGACGCGTTCGCGCTTCAGGTGGCGTTGACCGTGGGGCGCCTCGACCCGGTGGCCCCGGGGGTCGCACCCGTCCCGAGTCAGACAATGACCGCAGGGGCCCGAAAATCATCCCAGACAGGCGATGACCGTCGCCGATTTTTGTAG
- a CDS encoding acyltransferase domain-containing protein produces the protein MLAVLSPGQGSQKPGFLTPWLALPGAEARLRWWSALAGVDLVHLGTEADAEEIKDTARTQPLLVAAALLAAEHLPMHDVALVAGHSVGELGAAALAGVLPAEAAVTLAGIRGREMAAACALEPTGMAAVLGGDPDEVLAAIAAHGLHPANRNGSGQVVAAGAVAGLEKLAAEPPARARITRLQVAGAFHTPYMAPAEAALASVAAGITPSDPARILLSNLDGSAVNHGREMVQRLVRQVTAPVRWDLCMRTLADLGVTGVVELPPAGTLAGLVKRELKGEGLPEIVTLKTPDDLPAAQDLIARHSGLSGHEPVIQFRVVVAPAAGTFAPLAELAEGVDLHAGQVIGHIATRQGPVEVTAHGSGLLTEWLAHHDDPVAPGQPLARIGGQH, from the coding sequence GTGCTCGCCGTACTCTCACCTGGCCAGGGTTCCCAGAAACCCGGCTTCCTGACTCCCTGGCTCGCCCTGCCGGGTGCCGAGGCCCGCCTGCGCTGGTGGTCGGCGCTGGCCGGAGTCGACCTGGTCCACCTCGGCACCGAGGCGGACGCCGAGGAGATCAAGGACACCGCCCGCACGCAGCCGCTGCTCGTCGCGGCCGCGCTGCTCGCCGCCGAGCACCTGCCGATGCACGACGTCGCGCTGGTCGCCGGACACAGCGTGGGCGAACTGGGCGCCGCCGCCCTGGCCGGGGTGCTCCCCGCCGAGGCGGCCGTCACCCTCGCCGGCATACGCGGCCGGGAGATGGCCGCCGCCTGCGCGCTGGAGCCGACCGGGATGGCCGCCGTGCTCGGCGGCGACCCGGACGAGGTACTCGCCGCCATCGCGGCCCACGGGCTGCACCCGGCCAACCGCAACGGCAGCGGCCAGGTCGTCGCCGCCGGTGCGGTGGCCGGCCTGGAGAAGCTCGCCGCCGAGCCGCCGGCACGGGCCCGGATCACCCGGCTCCAGGTGGCCGGTGCCTTCCACACCCCGTACATGGCCCCGGCCGAGGCCGCCCTGGCCTCCGTCGCCGCCGGCATCACCCCGTCCGACCCGGCCCGGATCCTGCTGTCCAACCTTGACGGCTCGGCGGTCAACCACGGCCGGGAGATGGTGCAGCGGCTGGTCCGCCAGGTGACCGCCCCGGTCCGCTGGGACCTGTGCATGCGTACCCTGGCCGACCTCGGGGTGACCGGCGTGGTCGAGCTGCCGCCGGCCGGCACCCTGGCCGGCCTGGTGAAGCGGGAGCTCAAGGGCGAGGGGCTGCCGGAGATCGTCACCCTGAAGACCCCCGACGACCTGCCCGCCGCGCAGGACCTGATCGCCCGGCACAGCGGCCTGAGCGGCCACGAGCCGGTGATCCAGTTCCGGGTGGTGGTCGCCCCCGCAGCCGGGACCTTCGCGCCGCTGGCCGAGCTGGCCGAGGGCGTCGACCTGCACGCCGGCCAGGTCATCGGCCACATCGCCACCCGGCAGGGGCCGGTCGAGGTGACCGCGCACGGCAGCGGGCTGCTCACCGAGTGGCTCGCCCACCACGACGACCCGGTCGCCCCGGGCCAGCCCCTTGCCCGGATCGGAGGACAGCACTGA